One window of Sinorhizobium fredii NGR234 genomic DNA carries:
- the ttcA gene encoding tRNA 2-thiocytidine(32) synthetase TtcA translates to MELSRSSQREMMDVAVDAEDNAFDTGDHRLFARMPSSVSFNKLRKRLLRQVRQAFDGFGMLKGSKRWLVGVSGGKDSYSLLALLMDLKWRGLLPVELIACNLDQGQPNFPKHILPDYLASIGVRHRIEYRDTYSIVKEKVPTGATYCSLCSRLRRGNLYRIAREEGCDALVLGHHREDILETFFMNFFHGGRLASMPAKLLNDEGDLTVLRPLTYAAEDDLAKFAAAMEFPIIPCDLCGSQDGLERNAMKAMLADIERRMPGRKDTMLRALGHVNPSHLLDPKLFDFQSLSPEPKE, encoded by the coding sequence ATGGAACTCTCACGATCGTCCCAGCGCGAGATGATGGACGTCGCCGTCGATGCGGAGGATAACGCCTTCGACACCGGCGACCATCGGCTGTTTGCGCGAATGCCGTCCTCCGTTTCCTTCAACAAGCTGAGGAAACGCCTGCTGCGCCAGGTGCGTCAGGCTTTTGACGGTTTCGGCATGCTGAAGGGGTCGAAGCGCTGGCTCGTCGGCGTTTCGGGAGGCAAGGACAGTTACAGCCTGCTGGCGCTGCTGATGGACCTCAAATGGCGCGGGCTTCTGCCGGTCGAGCTCATTGCCTGCAATCTCGACCAGGGCCAGCCGAACTTCCCAAAACATATCCTGCCGGACTATCTCGCCTCGATCGGCGTCAGGCACCGGATCGAGTACCGCGACACCTATTCGATCGTGAAGGAAAAGGTGCCGACCGGCGCCACCTACTGTTCGCTCTGTTCCCGGCTGAGACGCGGCAACCTCTACCGCATCGCGCGGGAGGAGGGGTGCGACGCGCTGGTGCTCGGGCATCATCGCGAAGATATTCTCGAAACCTTCTTCATGAATTTCTTCCATGGCGGCCGGCTCGCGTCCATGCCGGCGAAACTTCTCAATGACGAAGGCGATCTGACGGTGCTGCGGCCGCTCACCTATGCCGCCGAGGACGACCTCGCGAAATTCGCCGCGGCGATGGAGTTTCCGATCATCCCCTGCGATCTTTGCGGCTCGCAGGACGGTCTCGAGCGCAACGCGATGAAAGCGATGCTTGCCGATATCGAGCGGCGCATGCCCGGCCGCAAGGACACGATGCTGCGGGCGCTCGGCCATGTGAATCCATCGCATCTCCTCGACCCGAAGCTTTTCGATTTCCAGTCCCTTTCTCCGGAGCCCAAAGAATGA
- a CDS encoding glutaminase — MPEQKAPQDLQLILDDIYRELTPRLGEGKVADYIPQLARVNPQHFGMAIVTTGGEVHRVGDAEVPFSIQSISKVFTLTLALGKHGENIWHRVGREPSGSAFNSIVQLEHEGGKPRNPFINAGAITISDLILAGHTPKELIGEIVRFVRYLADDENIVIDHEVARSETVTGFRNFALASFMRSFGRLDHPVEHVLGVYFHHCALAMTCSQLAKAGLFLAAGGTNPLTGHSVVSRQRARRINALMLTCGHYDGSGDFAYRVGLPGKSGVGGGIMAVAPGKASIAVWSPGLNENGNSLLGSLALEMLAARTGWSVFGP, encoded by the coding sequence ATGCCGGAGCAGAAAGCGCCACAGGATCTGCAACTGATCCTCGACGACATCTATCGCGAGCTGACGCCGCGCTTGGGCGAGGGCAAGGTTGCCGATTACATACCTCAGCTTGCCCGCGTTAATCCGCAGCATTTCGGCATGGCGATCGTCACGACGGGCGGCGAGGTGCATCGCGTCGGCGATGCGGAGGTGCCGTTCTCGATCCAGAGCATTTCCAAGGTGTTCACGCTGACGCTGGCGCTCGGCAAGCATGGCGAGAATATCTGGCACCGGGTCGGGCGCGAGCCGTCCGGTTCGGCCTTCAACTCGATCGTGCAGCTCGAGCATGAAGGCGGCAAGCCGCGTAATCCGTTCATCAATGCCGGGGCGATCACGATCAGCGACCTGATCCTCGCCGGCCATACGCCGAAGGAGTTGATCGGCGAAATCGTGCGCTTCGTCCGCTATCTCGCCGACGACGAGAATATCGTCATCGACCACGAGGTGGCCCGCTCCGAGACCGTCACCGGCTTCCGCAATTTCGCGCTCGCGAGTTTCATGCGCTCCTTCGGACGCCTCGATCATCCGGTCGAGCACGTCCTCGGCGTCTATTTCCATCATTGCGCGCTGGCGATGACCTGCAGCCAGCTCGCCAAGGCCGGGCTTTTCCTCGCCGCCGGCGGCACCAATCCGCTGACCGGCCATTCGGTCGTGTCGCGCCAGCGGGCCCGGCGCATCAATGCGCTGATGCTGACCTGCGGCCATTACGACGGATCCGGCGATTTCGCCTATCGCGTCGGCTTGCCCGGCAAGAGCGGCGTCGGTGGCGGCATCATGGCTGTCGCACCCGGCAAGGCCTCCATTGCCGTCTGGTCGCCGGGCCTTAACGAGAACGGCAATTCGTTGCTGGGATCCCTTGCGCTCGAAATGCTTGCCGCCCGCACCGGCTGGTCGGTCTTCGGCCCGTGA
- the rpsD gene encoding 30S ribosomal protein S4 — MSKRESSKYKIDRRMGENIWGRPKSPVNRREYGPGQHGQRRKSKLSDFGVQLRAKQKLKGYYGDIREKQFRAIFAEASRRKGDTPENLIGLLESRLDAIVYRAKFVPTVFAARQFVNHGHVKVNGVRVNIGSYRCKAGDVIEVKEKSKQLVSVLESVQLAERDVPDYIEADHNKMVATFVRVPALTDVPYPVVMEPHLVVEFYSR, encoded by the coding sequence ATGAGCAAGCGCGAATCGTCCAAGTACAAAATTGACCGCCGTATGGGCGAAAACATCTGGGGCCGTCCGAAGTCCCCGGTGAACCGTCGTGAATACGGCCCCGGCCAGCACGGTCAGCGCCGCAAGTCCAAGCTTTCCGACTTCGGTGTGCAGCTGCGCGCCAAGCAGAAGCTGAAGGGTTACTACGGCGACATCCGTGAAAAGCAGTTCCGCGCCATCTTCGCCGAAGCTTCCCGCCGCAAGGGCGACACCCCGGAAAACCTGATCGGCCTGCTCGAGTCGCGGCTCGACGCGATCGTCTACCGCGCCAAGTTCGTCCCGACCGTCTTTGCCGCCCGCCAGTTCGTCAACCATGGCCACGTCAAGGTCAACGGCGTTCGCGTCAACATCGGTTCCTACCGTTGCAAGGCGGGCGACGTCATCGAGGTTAAGGAAAAGTCCAAGCAGCTCGTTTCGGTCCTCGAATCGGTTCAGCTCGCCGAGCGTGACGTTCCGGACTACATCGAAGCCGACCACAACAAGATGGTCGCGACGTTCGTCCGCGTTCCGGCCCTGACCGACGTTCCGTATCCGGTCGTCATGGAGCCGCACCTGGTCGTCGAATTCTATTCGCGTTAA
- a CDS encoding MarR family winged helix-turn-helix transcriptional regulator, translating to MQDGKEERDHVDRLRAQWARELPDLDTEPMAILGRAYRLSNLVRPSIEETFASFGLDRGEFDVISTLRRSGPPYRLTPTDLYTLLMISSGGLTHRLDRLQKAGLIIRERSVSDGRSSVVGLSEKGIALAESAFRADMASEARYLDGLGKEERAALAALLRKLLVSLEAAERGDPA from the coding sequence ATGCAGGATGGGAAAGAGGAAAGGGACCATGTCGACCGATTGCGGGCGCAGTGGGCACGTGAGTTGCCGGACCTCGATACCGAGCCGATGGCGATCCTCGGGCGCGCCTACCGCCTGTCGAATCTCGTGCGGCCTTCGATCGAGGAGACCTTCGCCTCGTTCGGCCTCGACCGCGGCGAGTTCGACGTGATCTCGACGCTGAGGCGGTCCGGGCCACCCTATCGGCTGACACCGACCGACCTCTATACGCTGTTGATGATTTCGTCGGGCGGACTCACGCACCGGCTCGATCGTCTGCAGAAGGCGGGGCTGATTATCCGCGAGCGCTCGGTATCCGACGGCCGCAGCAGCGTCGTCGGGCTGAGCGAGAAGGGGATAGCGCTTGCGGAATCGGCGTTTCGCGCCGACATGGCGAGCGAAGCCCGCTATCTCGATGGGCTTGGCAAAGAGGAGCGCGCCGCACTGGCAGCACTCCTAAGGAAACTGCTCGTCTCCCTGGAGGCGGCTGAGAGGGGCGATCCCGCCTGA
- a CDS encoding cupin domain-containing protein — protein MFHVIPRSEQKQSPNRTILFEGGRYGAPISLFLMDAEPGQGPALHVHPYPETWIVHSGEAEFTVGEQTIKGEAGDIIVVDPETPHRFVNTGTTRLEMTCIHASDHVIQTWL, from the coding sequence ATGTTTCATGTCATTCCTCGTTCTGAGCAGAAGCAAAGCCCCAACCGAACGATCCTTTTCGAAGGCGGGCGATATGGAGCACCGATTTCGCTCTTCCTGATGGATGCCGAGCCGGGTCAGGGACCGGCGCTTCATGTCCATCCCTATCCAGAGACCTGGATCGTCCACTCCGGCGAAGCGGAGTTCACCGTCGGCGAGCAGACGATCAAGGGTGAGGCCGGCGATATCATCGTCGTCGACCCGGAGACACCGCACCGGTTCGTCAATACTGGTACGACGCGGCTGGAGATGACCTGTATCCACGCCTCCGACCACGTCATTCAAACCTGGCTCTAG